The window TCGACGACCTCGCCCGGCTGGAACCCGTCGCCCCCGCCGCCGTACTGAACCGTTTCCTGCGCACCTCCCGCGCCCGGATCGCCGAGGAACGGGGCCGCGAGAACCGGCTGCTGAAGCTCTTCGAACCCCTCCTGCACACCGGCGGGCGGGGCGCGCCCGCCGACACGCCCACCCTGCGCCTGCTCAGCGGCACCGAGGCCATCAACCGCGCGATCGGCGACGCCATGGCGGAGGCCACCAGCGAGGTGTGCTGCGTGCAGCCCAACACCCACTACCACGACGAGCGCGGGCGGATCGCCCAGTCCCGGTCCCTTGAACGGGACCAGGCGCTGCTCGACCGGGGCGGCCGACTGCGCACCCTCTACCAGCACACGCAGCGCCATCTGCCGCTCATCCGCGCCCGCTACGAGTCGCTGCGCGGGCGGGCCGAGGCGCGCACGCTCGACGAGCTGCCGGACCGGCAGATCATCATCGACCGCGCGGTGGCGTTCCTGCCGGCCGACGAGGACCAGCGGCTCGCCCTGGAGGTGCGCCACCCGGCCCTGCTGGGCTTCTTCGGCACCGCCTTCGACCGGCTGTGGCACCTGGCCACCCCGATGTACCCGCAGGCCGTCCAGCCGCCCTCCCTGGGCGGCGTCACGCCCCGGCAGCGGGCCATCGCCGCACTCCTCGTGGAGGGCCACACCGACGCGGTCGTCGCGGAGCGGCTCGGCATGAACGTCCGCACCGCGCGGCTGCACATCGCCAAGCTCGCCGCCGCCCTCGGCAGCGAGAGCCGCGCCCAGCTCGGCTACCTCATCGGACGGTCGGGGATTCTCGATCAGGAGCGGTAAAGGCGCCCGCCGCCCGCCCGGGACGGTGCCCGTCCAGGCCCACCTGGGCGATCCGGACGCCGAGTTGGGTACGGCTGGCCGCGCCGAGCGTCTCCGACAGACGGGCGATGTGGGCCCGGCAGGTGCGCACGCTGATGCCGAGCCGCTCGGCGATCACCGCGTCCTGGTGCCCCTCGGCGAGCAGCGCGGCGATGGACTGCTCGCGGTGCGAGATGCCCTCGATGCCGGTGTCCGGCAGCGCCGCGGTGAGCGGGATCGCGAGGCGCCACAGCCGCTCGAAGACCGTCACCAGGTATTCCACGAGGGCGGGATGACGCAGTTCCAGGGCCATCGTGCGGTCGGTGTTGGCCGGGATGAAGGCCACGGTCCGGTCGAAGAGGATCAGCCGGTCGATGACCTCGTCCAGGGTGCGCGCCTCGACCGTGTCACCCATCAGCTCCAGGTAGTTGAGCAGTCCCTGGCCGTGCCGGGCCACATGGGTGTACAGGTCGCGCATCCGCACGCCCCGGCCGCGCAGGGCCAGCGCCCGGTGCAGCCCCTCGGTCAGCTCGGCCTCCCGCCGGATGCCGCCGGGCTGCACGGTGAGCACCTCGGTCGTGCACGCCTCGGTCGCCTCGTCCATCGCGGCCTGGATGCGGGAGAGCCCGTCCAGCACCCGGATGGCACTGCCCTCGGCCGGCGCCGCCAGCGCGTTCAGCTGCCGTCCCAGGCCCGCGTACCACTCGAAGGCGGCCACCGCCGAGCCCACCCGCCGCTGGCTGGCGCTGACCTCGTCGTAGACACCGCGCAGCAGCCTGGTCATGACCTCCTGCGGGGAGGTGGGCACCAGCCAGTCCATGTCGTCGGGATCCGGGTGCAGCAGGGCCAGTTCCAGCAGGCAGGGCACCTGTTCGGCGTCCGTGCGCCGCACCCGTCCCCGGCGTACGGCGCGCGAGTACACCCGGTCCCCGGCCCCGCACAGCCGGTCGGCACCGTGAGGATGCTCCTCCGCCCCGCGCCCGGCCATCGCCCATTCCACCCCCGGTCGCTGCCACTTCCGCAGCGCAACTATGCGCGGCGTCGACCGGGTCCGCAACACGGCTCCCCCCACGAGGGCCGCCGTAAACCGACGTTATGCCCATGTTTCGTCCAGGCTCCGCACCTCGCATTGCAACAAGATGATGGTGGTGGTCCGGCCATCACCGGTGCATCGTTGTTCCCGCTTCCCCCGGGTGCCACGGGCATCCGGAGCGGCCCCGGCCCGGGCACCCCCCGCCCCGCCGGGGCCGCCGCATCGCTCCCACGGGGGTGGTGCGATGCGGGGAGGGCCGCAGGGGCCGGTGCCCGCCCCACGGCTTCGAGCCGTACGACACGGGGTCGTACGGCTCGAGGTCGGGCGGCCGCCGGGCGGCCGGGCGTTACTTCAGGCCGATCGCCGAGCAGGCCGCCTTGTACTTGGCGGTGCAGATGTCGCCGACGCTGTAGATGCCGTCCGCGATGACGGTGTCCTTGATGTTGTCCTGGGTCAGCGCGCTCACCTGGACCAGCTTGGACGGGATGTCCTTGGCGGTGGGGCTGTCGACCTTGTCCTGGGTGAGGGCGTCGAACTGGATGTCCTTGCCCTGGACCTTGGTGACGGCCATCTGCGCGGCGGCCTCGGCCTCGTCCGGGTAGGACTTGTAGACGCTCATGTACTGCTCGCCGGCCACCACCCGCTGCACCGCGTCGAGTTCCGCGTCCTGGCCGGTGATCGGGGGCAGGTCGGTGACGCCGGCGTTCTTGAGGGCCTTGATGACACCGCCCGCCATGCCGTCGTTGGCGGCGTAGACGGCGGCGATGTTGTTCTTGCCGATCTTGGCGATCGCCTCGGCCATGCGGGCCTCGGCGATCTCCGGCTTCCACTCCTTCGTGTCGAAGGAGTCCGCGATCGTCACCTTGCCGCTCAGCTCCGACAGCGCGCCCTGCTTGAACTGCTTGGCGTTCGGGTCGGTGGGCGAGCCGTTCACCATGACGATCTTGTCGGAGGTGTCGACGCCCGACCCCAGGGCCCCCAGCAGGGTACGGGCCTGCACCTCGCCGACGAGCTCGTTGTCGAAGGAGATGTAGGCGTCGATCGGGCCCTCGGCGAGACGGTCGTAGGCGATGACCGGGATGCCCGCGTCCTTGGCCTTCTTCACACCGTCGACGACCGCGTGCGAGTCGACGGCGTCGAGCAGGATGACGTCGACCTTGTCGTCGATCATCTGCTGGAGCTGGTCGGCCTGGCGGGTGGCGCTGGCGTCGGCGTTGGCGTACTCCACCTTGCCGTGCTTCTTGGTGAGTTCGGCCACCTTGTTCTTGATGATGGGGTAGTCGAACTTGTCGTAGCGGGTGTTGGCCTTCTCCGGCAGGAGCAGACCCACGGTCACGTCGTCGCCCTTCGTGGGGCTCGCGCTGGCGCCGTCCCCCGTCGCGTCGAGTACGCCGCAGCCGGCGACCGAGAGGATCAACGTGGACGAAGCCACGGATATGGCGATACGACGCATTCGAGGGCTCACTTCAGGTGTGTTCCGGACGTGGGCGCTGCTATACGACCCAGGTGTCTGAAAAGACAACTTGGAGCCGCCCACCGACGTCAAGCGGAATCACTTAACGAGTCCGCAACACCACACTCCGCTTCTCCTGTGAAGGGTCAGCGGAATCGCCTCCAAACTCTCTTTACGGACCCTCCATCCAAGCGGAGTTCACGGGAGGGTAAAGATCCGGACAACCGGGGCCGTACGCCCGGGGCCGCGATCCGGGGCCGCGCGT of the Streptomyces sp. 1222.5 genome contains:
- a CDS encoding LuxR C-terminal-related transcriptional regulator, with the translated sequence MAGRGAEEHPHGADRLCGAGDRVYSRAVRRGRVRRTDAEQVPCLLELALLHPDPDDMDWLVPTSPQEVMTRLLRGVYDEVSASQRRVGSAVAAFEWYAGLGRQLNALAAPAEGSAIRVLDGLSRIQAAMDEATEACTTEVLTVQPGGIRREAELTEGLHRALALRGRGVRMRDLYTHVARHGQGLLNYLELMGDTVEARTLDEVIDRLILFDRTVAFIPANTDRTMALELRHPALVEYLVTVFERLWRLAIPLTAALPDTGIEGISHREQSIAALLAEGHQDAVIAERLGISVRTCRAHIARLSETLGAASRTQLGVRIAQVGLDGHRPGRAAGAFTAPDRESPTVR
- a CDS encoding helix-turn-helix transcriptional regulator, which produces MNHREHGIEELCAAGEKLYERALRDGYLPATEAAEAPCLTGLGLLHPAVDDLARLEPVAPAAVLNRFLRTSRARIAEERGRENRLLKLFEPLLHTGGRGAPADTPTLRLLSGTEAINRAIGDAMAEATSEVCCVQPNTHYHDERGRIAQSRSLERDQALLDRGGRLRTLYQHTQRHLPLIRARYESLRGRAEARTLDELPDRQIIIDRAVAFLPADEDQRLALEVRHPALLGFFGTAFDRLWHLATPMYPQAVQPPSLGGVTPRQRAIAALLVEGHTDAVVAERLGMNVRTARLHIAKLAAALGSESRAQLGYLIGRSGILDQER
- a CDS encoding sugar ABC transporter substrate-binding protein; this translates as MRRIAISVASSTLILSVAGCGVLDATGDGASASPTKGDDVTVGLLLPEKANTRYDKFDYPIIKNKVAELTKKHGKVEYANADASATRQADQLQQMIDDKVDVILLDAVDSHAVVDGVKKAKDAGIPVIAYDRLAEGPIDAYISFDNELVGEVQARTLLGALGSGVDTSDKIVMVNGSPTDPNAKQFKQGALSELSGKVTIADSFDTKEWKPEIAEARMAEAIAKIGKNNIAAVYAANDGMAGGVIKALKNAGVTDLPPITGQDAELDAVQRVVAGEQYMSVYKSYPDEAEAAAQMAVTKVQGKDIQFDALTQDKVDSPTAKDIPSKLVQVSALTQDNIKDTVIADGIYSVGDICTAKYKAACSAIGLK